The DNA sequence tCATAATTTTGGAACAATATAGGTCATGTCACACATAAATAAAAAGGCATTGACCTCTTCTCCAGGGAGACTTTTAGATTTcgaatattttataattttaaagccTACACTGTCTAattgaaatttgcccaaaaaatgCCCCAAAATGCCCCGtaactcaaaaaaatcggggtttAGGGGAAAAGTGCATGGAACAGAAAGTTCTTACTTTTGGCCATAATTTAAATCGAAGTACAAAAATATCCTCCCCATATGAAAAATGCGGGAAACGGGGGTCATcccccctcaacccccccccccccctaaaagtggagttggggggggggggggctgcaaaTATTTATATTGAATTCTCTGGGGGTTGGTTTTCTTCAGAGAGTTTTTGCCCTGAAGTTCAACTCTCGGCCGTTTCCCAGAAAAAGACATGGACgggtcgacggtgaaactaccaaaccacgtatctcggtttgcgacgtcgcagacttcctgtcatgctttattttttaaatgaagaactacttaacatccagtcttgaaaatttctgtgatttttcctctttgtgcggagaaaattccgtgaaaatttcaaggaatgatattgatttggtctacttaaaaaaaataaaatgtgagcgtagatttttaaacaccgcaaacgagatacgtggtttggtagtttcaccgtcgcggGTGCTCTGGAACACCCGGCAAATTCTCATCATCATCCTcttcccttcttcttcttttttcttattcttcctttTTACACTTATTATTCTCTAATCATCTTcttgtttctcttttcttcttctttttcctttttcttgcttaattgtttcctatttttctattcttcttcttcatcctctttcgttctttttcttcttgctCTTTCCTTCTCCTTTATTCTCTCTTATTCTCCTTTCTCTTCCTTTCATATTCTTTTCCTCGTTCTTTTACTTTTGATCTTCTTCTCATTCtcctttcttcttcctttttcttttccattctgTAAGGTATTCTTCTTTGTTCCACTCTTTTCAAAGCAAGcaggagctcgtgttgcctacactaaaaactgaaggcaaactgatatAGCGTTACTTGCGTTAGTGACCTCTTCCGGTTTggtaaaaatcgttttttttttttgtgtactcAGGGGAAAAGGGGGCGGGTGAAGTAATTTTCATAGCAATATTCTACATTCTTACAAAATCGGATATTATAAAACGAGCGAACGTTAAAGTAAAAATTGGGATTACCTGTAGGATCTTGCATTGATTGACTCACTGACTCGCTCGGAAATTCACTCGCACACACATCATagaatataaatgaaaatatcAACACCTAAAACCAGAATTGCTAATCACGCTGATAATAAAGTTTTTTAGTATATACATGGATTTTATTTAACATTAACATTAGAGAGAAATCCGCggtttttcaatgatttttcatgATAGGAGCATTAGGAGGGAGGGGCTGAGAGGGGCGCCGTAAATCCACCGATGACCGGTAATCCATCCACCATTCACCGTTGCCGTCGGTTAACCTAGGCTTTCAAAAACACGATCTATAAACATTAATCTTTACCATGTTCTACAATAATAAAGTTTTGTGTaaattgtgtaaatattttcgTGTATTTAGTGATTAATTAGTGCGAAATAGAAGGAAaccaaaaatgagtaaattaagTTTTCGAGCGCGGGCGCTCGACGCGTCCAAACCCATGCCAATTTACATGTCAGAAGAGCTGCCTGATCTTCCTGAATATTCAGCGATTAACAGAGCCGTACCTCAAATGCCTAGTGGAatggaaaaggaggaagaatgCGAACATCACCTCCAACGAGCTATTTGCGCCGGTTTGATAATTCCTACACCAGAAGTCAACGCTATCAGTGAGGCCATCTACAACAAACTCTATCCTCCGACGTTCCAGGTACCGAAGAAACTGATTCATATGCAACCGTTTGCTATGGAGCAAGACATTCCAGACTATGACATGGACTCGGAAGATGAAAAATGGGTTAGTTCTCACTCAAAAACTTTAGGGCTTAATGCAGATAAATTTGAGGAAATAATGGATAGATTAGAAAAGAATAGTGGTCATTCAGTAGTAACGCAAACTGAGGCGAAAATGCTTTTTAAGGAAGATGATGATTTAATCATGTCTGTTTATGACTATTGGCTGAATAAACGCCTCAGAACCCTACAGAGTTTAATTCCAACAGTCAAAACTGATCAGAATGCTACTGGCACCAATAATCCGAACCCATATATCGCCTTTCGAAGACGCACGGAAAAAATGCAGACTCGAAAAAATCGTAAGAATGATGAGGCCTCATATGAAAAGATGATCAGGTTGCAAAAAGATCTAAATAGAGCCCTGATGATTTTAGAACTAGTCAAACGCCGAGAAAATTCGAAACGTGAATTACTTCATTTATCAGTAGAGGTGTACGAAAAACGCTATCAGCTCAACGACTTTAATGGCCAAATCTTAGCAGAAGTTTCCCACAATAAAAACAACCTACGCAATGTTTTTACTCCTATCTATACCAATCACTTTCCTAATCACTCTTCCAGTTGGGTACCAAAACCAACGCAAGAAATGAATTCCTGGACTAAAGAGAAACGACAGTATAAAAAACGGAAACACAAAGCGCAAAGTTCCCTTTATCCAGACACTGCTAATGATGATGACAGAACAAGTCCTGTCCCTACAGAAAGAGCAGTGGAGGATGAAGATTCAAGCCATGTCTTTCGGAGAAATAGTCAATGCTCCTATCAAGCTCCTATTCCTAATTTTGGTAATTGGCCATGGTGTAGCTCCGAAGAAGGAGGTTATGCTGATAAGCGGTACAGGTACAGCCTCACCTCCATCTCTAGACCACATCCGCAGTGTATCGGCTTTGCAAGGCGAAGAGTCGGCAGAGGTGGTCGTGTTATATTAGATCGAGTTTGTGAAAGCCAAGATGACTACTGGGCAGCTCAAGACTTCAAAATACTTGAAAGGATTCCTGCAGACCAATTAGCAAGCCACTCACAACCAGAAGTGACCTGCTTCAGGCCGTTGACACCAGAGGAGCCGCTCCTAGAGGCTGACAGACTTACACCGCCCTCATCTCCTGTGATCTATGATGTAGAAAACTTGCTTAGTCCAACACAAAGTGTCGCAACTATTGAAGTGAACTTTGCGAATAGTTCGGCTTTTCAAAATGATACTACCTCTTGTCCTTCATCGACTATACTAAAAGATAGATTATCAATACCGAAAGAAAATGGGATTGATTCAAAACGAAATCTTAGCACTCTCTTCCATAATGATGTCCTCAAAAGTAACTCCAATAGTGGCTCATTGCTAGATAGATGGGCTAAGTATGATTCATCAGTAGTCAGCACAACAACTGTGAAGAAGTGCAAAACATTCAATGTTTTAAAAAGTGGCGATCCGATCGGTTGTTCTGTCTTTGAAACAACACCAACATCGTCAAGTGAACCGGTTCTTTTCAATCTAGAAGTGATCAATTCTAAACTGAGTTCGCCTGTGCAATTAAATGTATCGACTTGTGATAATAATGGGAGCTGAACACTCTCAAATTTCTGGGCTTCACCCAGAAAAtctgtgttttcttttttgataaGGTGGTCTATGCTGGAATGTATGAATATGTGCGGGATTTATACTTTTCCAAGCAGCATTGCATTTCAATTCAGCCAGGCATTTGTACAAGTTTTCTGTCTCAAATAAATAGTTCTCTCATAGTGCTAATCATCCTTACTTTATGAGATGGAAGTGTAATAGAAATTTATGTAACGTCAGTCTTCCTCCTGCTCTCAACCATGAAGTTACCATCCGACAAATCTCCTGTCAGTATCCATCTTTGCAATCATCACACATCATTCTCATCGCTTCAACTTTCTTACTGTAagtttctctgattttttcatccTGTCATCAATTCTCAGGAAATTATTTTTGGAGCTGAcgttatttcaaaaaaaaaaaaatttatttcccCTTATATTATTCTCCAAGAGTAAACGttagaaaatatttacttaTCTACTAACAACATCACAAGTAGtgaaatcatatttttgaattcaGTTACTAAATCAGCAGTGGTGaaacaagaaaatgtttttctcaattGGGATGCTTAAACTTTCCGGgtatgttttactttttccaaACCTAATACCACTAGATATTTTCTATCAAATGTTAGAAGCAGATTCTTTGAAATATTAGGTAAAATcacctgaaattttcttcttatcaATTATTGGTCGCCGCTCAGAAAATTGAAATGCAATCGGCCATCAGCTCCTGTCATGAACTGATATGAGGTCTTTCTAGTTTCACCACGGATTTGCTCCCAGTATTCAGAACTCATACAGTATTATTTCATTTCtccatattttcattatttccccCACTTTCCTGCATCCCACCATGTGAAATTTAATTCTCAGTGAATTACGAGTCCCTTTAGCTTGCtgctcctccaatttttttccaaaatggttTTCTCCTACTAGAATTCAAATAACGCTATTCTAActccatgaattttctgaaaacatGTGCCTACCTAGTTCTGACAGATTTCTGTTACACTTTCACActctgtaattttttatttccctAAATGCATCAGTGATTAAGTGAGCTAAGGTTTACCTACACTGTTTtgattaaaattaagaaaacttaAGTGTCGGTAATTAACACAAAGtcaggtgaaatttttttttggaatgttcATAATGTTTGGTCAGTTGAACTGCCTTCTTGTCATCTTTCAATTCTTGAAGAATGGATGCTTGTGCTAAAAGGTTAaagttttgcatttttcaaatctCAGTCAAGAAATTGAGCAAACTGGCAGCTATTGTCTGATCCGTTCTCATCAatctctccccccctcccccaatacCTTCTACTAACGGTAACTGCTAATGTAAGAAGTCTTATTGACGATTTTGAGTGAAAgacaagaattttttctttcttaatgaCGTTCATGACAGATTTAGATACCATGAATTAAGTCGTCGGTGAATAGCAGTGTCCAACCATATAACTTGAAAATGTATTATTGTCGTTTCTCTGTTAGATATCATTGTGAATACCCTCAAGCGTTTCCGATGAATTTTCCTCAGTTGCTAACATTGTGGTAGCCAGCTAATTGAATTTCATGGTTGAAACTTATGAGAGAATCAATGGAAAGTAAGATTTGATTCAATCGGCTCAAGAGTAGCTAGCTCTCGAACCCTCTGATACTAAAGGATGTTTACCTGACTATCAAGCGATAagatcttttcatttttattacaGCTCACTCAGCTGAGAGTTTCTTTGATTTTACTCTATGAGTGTAATCTGCTTACTTTAATCTTATTTTGTGGAGAATCATTTGACGCCCTTTGTCTATGCTAAAATATAGCTTCCCTCCACTCTGGTAGATAATCAAGAATGATGATAATTCAGCAAGAAgccaaattataatttttccaatGTCCTTACTGATCAAActattcattgaaatttatgtAGAAACTTAGGCAAGTCTATTCTGCCGATAGGATTAATATTATTTCCGTTCTTTTGTTCCTTTCCCTCGTAGGTTTGTTtatcaaacctaacctcaaaaccaAATGTCAAATACAATTTATCCTAGGTCAATAACTTAGCAAGAAGTCTCTATGACCGTACTTCAGAACACAATTTTAATCTTCTTTTAACAATCGCCTTCTGAAATCGTTTGCCTGATTTTATGCATCCCCTTAACATTTTCGGCCTGTTGTATGATTTATCATAAAATGGCTACAGGCAAATCCTAAGTACGGAACTTTTAGTTTCCTACCGCTGCGTTCTTAATTTACTTTTGTCAACACTATCGTATCATGGATTTCTTCCTAAAATTTCAACCGAGAATGTTCCATTCTTTGCTTTACTAGTTTTTTACTGTAGCTTCTAACTTgctcaaattttcttctgaataaAATAGATTTTAAGGCGCCGAATGcatatattaattttaaaatggaacTCGTGTCGCTAATTGCTCTACATATGTAATATTAATAATTTAGTTTCAGCTGAGACAAATATAattcttgttattttttcttcttttttattgcaGTAATCAATAAAATACGGGAGGATCGGAGAAAATGTTAGCGATGTAGTAGGTACCTCCATATGTACCAATCAAGAATATATTTGAGATGTTAATGTGATTGAATAAGAGTTtagaaaaccaaaattttgtggaagATTCATGATATAGATTTATGTCATCGTTCTTTTCCCATCAAAATTCAATCGAGCGTCACCCGCATATCTGTGCATTACCTTGTTGCATGTAAGGTCCCTTTTAATTCCTCTCCGGCTAAAATTCCCTTTAGATAACTGAAGCTGGACTTTTATAAGTACTAAGTAGGTAAAATGAATTACCATATTCATACAccattctttattttaaaaccaTTCTCTCATTGCCACTTTGTGAAAACAGCAAACCTGTACTCATTAACTTAAACTTTTGTACCTAAGTCTCTttgtattttattatatttgtaCAGTGTCATGTATATTTAATACCAATGAACATTAAGTAAGCTCTCACTTTATccaaaaacttgtaaatatgcttgtattatttgtgaaaaattatccTTAACAATGTTGAacattttgtaaataaaaattgtaaatattgttttttccttaaaatttgatgTCTGTGAGTATGGAAGTGTAAGATAATTTAGAGACAGGGACAAGTTAATTCTCATTCGTCATCATGTTGCTCTATGTTTCTCTAGTTGTACCATGTGACCATGTGGAAAATTCTGGTTACTTCacaaaaattattagaaaagTAAAATGGGAATTTACTGTAGCAGAGCATTTTATGTTTAATCAAAACATATACTTAATGATCAATTAAAACTGTTTAGTTTTTTGTAAGTTAACAGTTAGTCGATGttaataaaaaattgtgaatggtAGATGTAAGTATTGGTtactaaaaggaaaaaaaataacaaaaaaattattattattttttttaatgcaaattgttcttcaattaaaattaatgcTCAGCAACGGTGTTTCTCCTAATATATGTATCTATATCTGTTTAGAAGCTCTGCTCTTAGGAGGACCTAATTTTTAAGCCAATAgtagatttttctgaaaattttaatctccTATGATAAATATGCGAGATAGGTGAAGTgatcaagttttcattttttaagaagtcACACTAACTGCTTTTCTCCTCTTACAATTACAAGTCGAGGAGGAATTGAGttgggtaattttttttccctttttttatcaccattatttttctcttttttttgatgaaagaaaaagaataacacTAGTCATGAGATTTTCATATTGAAAATGCATGACAGTCACAagtattttttctccatgtacGCTAAGTGCAAAACAGCAAGTtccacttttcttttttccctgaCTCTAATCGCATTCTAAAATTCAATAGGAGATGGAGATAAATTTATTATGTAATTTTCAAGATTCCagatttcttgcaaacttttcaaCCTGTTCTTTTCATTTCTAGAACTTGGTCAAATTACTAACTGAGCACCAAAATTACTCTCTGAGTCTCTACCGTCATCTCTAATTTCTAATACCAATGTTCAGCACCATTAAAAAAGAGGGAAATGAAGCAAATATAAGTAAAAGGAAACAAGTCTAAATGAATGCTCGGAAATTTTACTTCGACCAATGATTTGTACAACTTAAGCACACTGATTAAAATACTTAAGCTGTGAATCAAATTATGATTGCTCTCCATTAAAAATTTTCTGCTCTATTTCATCAGCAAAGTTGGTACCTATAAAAtggctttaaaaatgtttactttaatttcagaaaaagaaagaatttcTGAAGGCCCTCAGCACAACATGGAATTGTTTCATGTCTTTTTAAATTCACGAGCATTTACTTTTAGGTCAAAGAATTCCAAGCAGCCACATCTCAGTCAGAGACTAAAGTGACAGTTTAAGAACTTGCTGTTTTGTCAATGCGattctgtttttgttttttctttgtttttctttgtgaTATGGGGGACAGGGGATGAAATTATGATTTCGGAAACCATGAAAGTTTTAGCAAATTGTATTTGTATGTATTGTGTATGATTTTGTAATTAAAtgataatcaattttttgacacttttgtcattctttttcttcttaccTCAACATTTCCTCTAAATCTTCCACTGCAAAGGATTtccttttttagttttttttcaactttatagGACATTCCGTTTTTTCATATGAGGCTCAATTCAATTCAAATTCTTCATTAGGCAAAAAAGACAAGGTTACAAAAGGCTAGTCTGAAAAGAAAGTTTTAATCATAACCTTggcttttttttctgaaagttaaTCAAATTAGTTAATAGCCTTCAATCACCTATGTACTTACTTattcatcacaattttttttcctataccTACCCAACTTTTTATGCgcctcaaatgggaaaatattttgtgattttatcaagtacttattcatcacaatttttttttcctgcatgtatccaacttttcatgcgcctcaaatgggaaaatattttgTGATGTTATCAAGTCAGCACCAACGCCTAGACTCATCACTAAGCTCTGAAAGCAAGTAATAGATGGTTGTGCTAACACACACACTTCCTGTAGATACACAATTGTGGTGTTTCAATATTTACAACTCTAATTACCTATACCTATACTTATGTAGTTTgattttttctaaagaaaaattatagtttattatgaatttctcatgaaatattttttttgtcaaagagAGAAACGTGTCGagaaatatcatgaaaaaatgTTAACAAGCCTGCACATAgagaataaaaaactaaaattttaagtgtATGAAATCTGACTaggtaattcttttttttcattggaaaattttgatttatcatgatgaaaattttccctcttttataaTTAAGGtgttgggtgcaaaaagggcatttcttggtttgCTTTGTTTCAGAATCTGCTCTGCtaatttaagtatattttagagagaaaactttagggcgaattttctgaaatttttagttttcagaactataaattcatagagaaaatctattttaaatgttaacaattttcatgctttttgcTTTAATTACAGTCAATTTCGGAGATCCTAAAACACCGCAgtcaagaaatgccctttttgcacccagcgcttcaattctGAGAT is a window from the Bemisia tabaci chromosome 5, PGI_BMITA_v3 genome containing:
- the E(Pc) gene encoding enhancer of polycomb homolog 1, whose amino-acid sequence is MSKLSFRARALDASKPMPIYMSEELPDLPEYSAINRAVPQMPSGMEKEEECEHHLQRAICAGLIIPTPEVNAISEAIYNKLYPPTFQVPKKLIHMQPFAMEQDIPDYDMDSEDEKWVSSHSKTLGLNADKFEEIMDRLEKNSGHSVVTQTEAKMLFKEDDDLIMSVYDYWLNKRLRTLQSLIPTVKTDQNATGTNNPNPYIAFRRRTEKMQTRKNRKNDEASYEKMIRLQKDLNRALMILELVKRRENSKRELLHLSVEVYEKRYQLNDFNGQILAEVSHNKNNLRNVFTPIYTNHFPNHSSSWVPKPTQEMNSWTKEKRQYKKRKHKAQSSLYPDTANDDDRTSPVPTERAVEDEDSSHVFRRNSQCSYQAPIPNFGNWPWCSSEEGGYADKRYRYSLTSISRPHPQCIGFARRRVGRGGRVILDRVCESQDDYWAAQDFKILERIPADQLASHSQPEVTCFRPLTPEEPLLEADRLTPPSSPVIYDVENLLSPTQSVATIEVNFANSSAFQNDTTSCPSSTILKDRLSIPKENGIDSKRNLSTLFHNDVLKSNSNSGSLLDRWAKYDSSVVSTTTVKKCKTFNVLKSGDPIGCSVFETTPTSSSEPVLFNLEVINSKLSSPVQLNVSTCDNNGS